In Caldisericaceae bacterium, a genomic segment contains:
- a CDS encoding polyribonucleotide nucleotidyltransferase, translating into MVEKISVEVGGKVIEFEVGRLAKQASGAVFATCGGTQVLATSTMGDEPTEPTDFFPLTVDYFEKMYAAGKIPGGFYKREGKPTEEEILGSRLIDRPLRPMFPIQFRRPVHIVVYVLSADGTISPSILGINAASLASLISDEPFFEAVSAVKVGLIDGKFVINPDENILDERSLLDLSIAGTKDALIMIESGSKEIPEETMLKAMEVALEEIKKISLVQEEFAKKIGKPKISVLDIVIDETLKAEIGSSILDKIKLALENKEKLAREKALEEIKKGIITEYEEKYPEKIDEVNYIFDLILRDYIRSETLKGNRIDGRTPNEIRPISIEVGVLKRTHGSALFTRGQTQVLSIATLGGIGEGQLIESLEEEEITKRYMHYYNFPPFSVGEAKPMRGPTRREIGHGALAERALIPVIPSKEEFPYTIRVVSEVLESNGSTSMASTCGSTLALMDAGVPIKKPVAGIAMGLIKEGDDFVVLTDIQGAEDHLGDMDFKVTGTDTGITALQMDIKIKGINIDILRIALEQARKARLYILEKIKEVIPAPRESISPYAPRVYIMQVNTDKIGLIIGPGGKTIRSIIGSTNSEINIESDGKIFITAPDEKTLNTIVSKISDLIAEPEEGKIYEGVIVELKDFGALVQILPNYIGLLHISQVSDKYIKDIRKELHVGEKIKVKVVKIDEEGKIQLSARSIKVGADKKSGGSV; encoded by the coding sequence ATGGTTGAGAAAATAAGTGTTGAAGTAGGTGGAAAAGTAATTGAGTTTGAGGTTGGTAGGTTAGCAAAACAAGCAAGTGGAGCAGTGTTTGCAACATGTGGGGGCACTCAGGTGCTTGCAACCTCCACGATGGGAGATGAGCCAACCGAACCCACCGATTTCTTTCCTCTTACTGTAGATTATTTTGAAAAGATGTATGCTGCAGGCAAAATCCCTGGAGGGTTTTATAAGAGGGAAGGTAAGCCTACAGAAGAAGAAATTCTTGGTTCACGGTTGATTGATAGGCCTTTAAGGCCTATGTTTCCTATCCAATTTAGAAGACCAGTACATATTGTTGTATATGTGCTTTCGGCAGACGGAACGATTTCTCCTTCAATTCTAGGTATTAATGCAGCATCTCTTGCATCTCTTATATCTGATGAGCCTTTCTTTGAGGCAGTATCTGCAGTTAAAGTTGGTTTGATTGATGGAAAATTTGTTATCAACCCCGACGAAAACATTTTAGATGAGAGAAGTTTACTTGATTTAAGCATCGCGGGCACAAAAGATGCACTAATAATGATTGAATCTGGCTCTAAAGAGATCCCAGAGGAAACCATGTTAAAAGCAATGGAAGTTGCTTTAGAGGAGATAAAAAAGATCTCTCTTGTGCAAGAGGAATTTGCAAAAAAAATTGGTAAACCGAAGATAAGTGTGTTAGATATCGTTATTGATGAAACCTTAAAAGCAGAAATTGGATCTTCGATACTTGATAAGATAAAACTTGCACTTGAAAATAAGGAGAAATTGGCAAGAGAGAAAGCACTTGAAGAGATCAAAAAAGGTATAATAACCGAGTATGAGGAAAAGTATCCCGAAAAAATAGATGAAGTAAATTACATTTTTGATCTAATTTTAAGAGACTACATAAGAAGTGAAACCCTTAAAGGCAACCGAATTGATGGGCGAACGCCAAACGAAATCCGTCCAATCTCAATTGAGGTTGGTGTTCTTAAGAGAACTCACGGATCAGCACTTTTCACAAGGGGGCAAACTCAGGTTCTTTCCATTGCAACTCTTGGCGGTATTGGAGAAGGACAACTTATAGAATCCTTAGAAGAGGAAGAAATTACAAAAAGATATATGCACTACTACAATTTTCCACCCTTCTCTGTTGGTGAAGCAAAACCTATGAGAGGTCCAACACGAAGAGAGATTGGGCATGGAGCGCTTGCTGAAAGGGCACTTATTCCTGTGATACCTTCTAAAGAAGAGTTTCCCTACACTATTAGAGTTGTTTCTGAAGTTCTTGAATCAAACGGATCAACTTCAATGGCTTCCACGTGTGGTTCTACTCTTGCGTTAATGGATGCAGGTGTCCCTATAAAAAAACCTGTTGCAGGTATTGCAATGGGACTCATCAAAGAAGGTGATGATTTTGTTGTCCTTACCGATATACAGGGGGCAGAAGACCATCTTGGTGATATGGATTTTAAGGTGACTGGAACTGACACTGGTATTACCGCTTTACAGATGGATATAAAAATTAAGGGTATCAATATTGATATTTTAAGGATTGCTCTTGAACAGGCAAGAAAAGCAAGGTTATACATTCTTGAGAAGATTAAGGAAGTAATTCCTGCACCAAGGGAGAGTATTTCTCCATATGCTCCAAGAGTTTACATAATGCAGGTTAACACCGATAAAATAGGGCTCATCATAGGCCCTGGTGGGAAAACCATAAGAAGTATTATTGGATCAACAAACTCCGAGATAAACATTGAATCGGATGGAAAAATATTCATTACTGCACCTGATGAGAAAACCTTAAATACAATAGTGTCGAAGATTAGCGATCTTATTGCCGAACCTGAGGAAGGAAAAATTTACGAAGGCGTTATTGTGGAGTTAAAAGACTTTGGCGCATTGGTGCAGATTCTTCCTAATTATATTGGCTTGCTTCATATATCACAGGTCTCTGATAAATACATAAAGGATATTAGAAAAGAACTGCATGTAGGAGAAAAGATAAAGGTAAAAGTTGTAAAGATTGACGAGGAAGGAAAGATTCAACTTTCAGCTCGTTCAATTAAAGTTGGTGCCGATAAGAAAAGTGGAGGAAGTGTTTAA
- the rpsO gene encoding 30S ribosomal protein S15, whose amino-acid sequence MINKEQKEEIFKKFGRHEGDTGSPEVQIAILTLRINNLTEHLKQFKKDFSSRRGLFKLVGERRKLLNYLKENDKERYERILKELDLRA is encoded by the coding sequence ATGATTAATAAAGAACAAAAAGAAGAAATTTTTAAGAAGTTTGGACGTCATGAAGGTGATACTGGTTCACCTGAAGTGCAGATCGCTATTTTAACCTTAAGGATTAATAACCTTACAGAACATCTGAAACAGTTTAAAAAAGATTTTTCATCAAGAAGAGGTCTTTTTAAACTCGTCGGTGAAAGACGTAAACTACTCAACTATCTTAAAGAAAACGATAAAGAACGATACGAAAGAATTTTGAAAGAGTTGGATTTGAGAGCGTAA